GTTGAGTTCGCTCATGCAATTTCAACCGATTGATAGGCGGTTAAAATAGGCGCGACTTTTTGCGGATTACTTTGTTGCATGCGCCCGTAATGGGTCAGTAATTTTTGTTGATAACGGTGGGCAAGCTGTCGGCTGGATTCACACTCAGTGCGCCATAAGCTGTCTCCGGTCAGACTGACCAGGGGTTGATTGCCGTGCTGATGGTGCGTCGTCAGGTGCAATATTTCGTAAAAGCGTTGGTTGTCTTCAACCAGAGTTTCTTTAATGACATGACATTTAAGATGGCGTAGCTGTTCTCTGAGCGTGTACGTGTGGTGAACCGGACACAACAGAAACTCAAGCGGCGTGTTTGGATTGGCACTGCAGATGGCTGCAATCAAATCTGACATCAGGTCACCGCCGACACCGGCAATGATGACCAGGTGTGAGCCGGGCATGTCGGCTACCGGAATCCGCGCAACGTCCATACAGTAGGTCTGCCATTGACAAGGCAACTCTTGACCAAAATAAGTAGTCAGGCGCTGCTGTAATGACGTCATCAAGTCCGGCACGATATCAACAAAGTGTATTTGTCCGCCAGCCTGGCGCTCAAGCAGCGCGGCACCGAGTAGACCATGGTCGCAGCAGCAATCCCAGATGTGGTCGTAGTGATGGTGTACCTGGCTTTCCAGTCGTTTGAGGCGTTTACTTAATTTCATCGTAAGTGAATTATTTGTTTCATCGTAAGTGACTAATGAGTCTTACCAGCCGTGAATAAATGCTCGATAGGCGGAGCTTGTTTCGGTGAGCTGATATTGTAGTGATTTCGGCCAGTTTGGCGAATGAATTTTCTCTGCTTTACTTAATCTGTTGCTTGTTTTTTTTGAACGATTGCTTGTTCACTTTGACCTAATACTTGATTGCAATACAGCTAGGTGTGCCGCAGGTATACGTACAATAACACTGAGAACGGAACGGAGAATTGACCATGATAGAGATACAAGGGCTTGATCATGTCGTGCTACGAACCACACAGCTGGAGCAGATGCTGAATTTTTATCGTGATGTGCTTGGTTGTCCGGTTGAGCGTGAGTTGCCTGAGGGACTGACTCAACTGCGCGCCGGAAACGCGTTAATTGACATTGTGACGGTCGACAGTCCATTAGGAAAAGAGGGCGGTAAACCACCGCAACAAGACGGACGCAATATGGACCATTTTTGTCTGCAGATTACGCCGCGTAATGAAAAAGAGCTGGTGGCGTATTTAGACAACCATGGTGTGCAGCATTCTGATTTTGCCAAGCGCTATGGCGCTCAGGGTTACGGGCGCTCGATCTATCTGCACGATCCTGAGGGCAATGTGGTGGAACTCAAGCCTTGGGTTCCTGTACCTTAGCATAATGGCGGTCATGCTTTGTCCGTCATAGACTGAAACGATCTGTTGGCCAAGTTCCTGATATCAGGAACAAAGCATTGTATCGTTTGACGAAAAACTAACATGGCTCACGGCTTGCCCGCGACTTATTCCCGCGTTATGTTGTGTAGGTTCATATCAACAAGGAAAGGGTTATGAGTCTCGAGTTAAAGGCCTCGTCACAGCGAGTACAGGATTTTCTGTCTCAGCACGGGCAGCAGTTTGTAGTGAAACAGATGCCGGCTTCCACGCGTACCGCTGCCGAGGCTGCAGAAGCGGTTGGTTGCGCAATTGGGCAGATCGCCAAATCTCTTATTTTTAAAGACAAGCAAACCGGAGATCCGGTTCTGATTGTGGCTTCAGGCGCCAATATGGTGTGCACCAAGAAAGTAGAACAGGCGACCGGCATCAAACTGGGAAAAGCGGATGCCGATTTTGTACGCGAAAAGGTCGGCTATGCCATCGGCGGTGTACCGCCTGTTGCCCACCACGCTAAAGTGACCACGATTTTGGATCCTTCCCTGCAATGTTACGAAGCCATCTGGGCCGCAGCGGGCACGCCTAATTCATTGTTTGAACTACACTCTAAAGACTTAGAGCTGTTAACTCAGGGAACCTGGGTGGAGCTGGCCAAATAATGCTGATTTTTTCACGGCGGGAGGGCGTTATGAATGTTCAAAGACACGGTATTTCAATTGGGTTGGATCGCGTGGATGACGAATTTTTTGTCACCATCAAAGCGTTTGGCACATTAACACACCGTGATTACCAGGCAATGACCCCGATGTTAGAAGCCGCGCTGATTAAGGTCAATGAACCGAAAGTCAGAGTATTGCTCGATGCCACTGAGTTGGATGGTTGGGAGCTGAGAGCCGCCTGGGATGATTTTAAGCTGGGCCTCAACCATGGCGCTGATTTTGATAAGATCGCACTGTACGGCAGGCCTGGCTGGCAGGAAAAAGCTGCCAAACTGGCGGGCTGGTTTATGTCCGGTGAAGTGAAATTTTTTGAAGATTACCAACAGGCGTTGGATTGGCTGAAATAACCACCGGCCAGAGTGGTATTGCTCCGGTGGCAAATTAAGTGAGAATTAGGTGGCGGATATGGCGCGAAAAGCCCGTTTAGGTAAGTGTGCCGGCATGGTGGGAGCGCTGTTGCTTTCAATCTCATTGCCGTCTTTGGCCGGTACTTTGACCACGACAAATTACGTCGTGACGATTACTTCCCATTGTGAAGAAGGACAAGTGGCCTGTGACAATGTCACTTATCATGGCCGTTCTAAACGCAGCGCTGAAGAAATTGAGCTTACGGGAGAGACGATGCATCTGCTGTGTGGTGACAAGAAAACACCGTGCCGTTTCCTGGGCTATCATTTTCAGAATAAAGGGTACGAATACCAGGTTTTTGATTCTGGAGTTCTGCGAGTGAAGCACAAGGGCAAACTCGTGGTTGATGAGCGCGGACAGTGGAAGTACTGACGTTTTGACGTATCTTCGCCGGCTCAGGATTTAGGCAATATTTTCTCACCTGATGAGAATTGGGGATGGTGATTGTGTCAGCACCTTTTATATTGACGGTAACTCAGTTGGGTAAAAGGATGTAGGATGTTGGCGTTGTTCGTTAAGTGCTTATTGGGAGCATTTGCTGTTCTGTTGATTGCTCTGTTGTCGAAAAGTAAAAGTTTTTTTATTTCCGGCCTGGTACCGCTGTTTCCGACCTTTGCTCTGATTGCCCATTATATTGTTGGCACAGAGCGCAGTATGGATGATCTGCGCGTTACTATACTGTTTGGATTATATTCTCTCATCCCTTACGCCGCATACTTGTTGTCGGCTTATTACTTCAGTTATCGTTACAACCTGTTTTGGACGCTCAGTCTGGCGACATTCGTCTGGGCGTCATTTGCTGCCATGCTCCTGTTTGGATGGACTCGTTTTCAACCCGGGATGGCGTGAGCCAGATCTGTATATTCTCTATTGACTATGGGACGGACAAAGTCATGGAAGTGTTTCAATGCGTCTCTTTTCTGGTCGTGAAAGACAATCAGGTGCTGCTGGAAAAACGTTCGGCAGAAAAAACCTGTGACCCTAACCTGGTGGCAATACCAGGCGGACACATTGAGGCGGGGGAAAGCCAGCAAGAGGCGCTGGCTCGAGAGTTGCTGGAGGAGTTGGCGATAACGCCAATGGAGTCTGTCTATCTCTGTTCCCTGTACCATCCAACCAACGAACTGCAATTACTGCACTATTATGTCATTCCTGCCTGGCAGGGCGAAATAGGTTGTCATGAAGCGGATGAGGTATTCTGGCGCCCGATCAATCCGGATTGGGTCGATACCCGCGCAGACAAGCTGGCTCTGGCAGAATATCTGCGTCTCTTTCAAACCGGTATTTTATCGGCCTGAATTTATTTAACATTTCACCGGAATGGGTATATGGTGAACACAGTGCGACGATGGAAAGGTTGCATATCATCATTATTTTGGAGTATTCATGTCTCAACACACCGCTACAGTTACGTGGCAGCGTCAAGCTGATGAAATTTTTAGTGATAATAAATACAGTCGCGGCCATGAATGGCAGTTTGACGGGGGAGCCAAGGTCGCCGCTTCCGCGTCACCGGATGTGGTGCCGCTGCCGTATTCGGTTGCCGCCAACGTTGACCCGGAAGAAGCGATGATTGCGGCGTTATCCAGTTGTCATATGCTGGTCTTTTTGTCGATTGCGGCAAAAAAGCGCTTTGTGGTCGAGTCGTATCAGGATAATGCAGTCGGGACACTGGAAAAAAACGAGCAGGGTCGGGAAGCTCTGACCAAAGTGGTGCTGAGGCCCAAAATTGTCTTTTCCGGTCAATCACAACCCAGTATCGAGATGCTGGAAAAAATGCATCATCAATCTCACGAGAACTGTTTCATTGCCAACTCGGTCAAAACGCAAGTGACCACCGAAATTCTCCTTTAAGCAGGCTGTCAGAATGAATATTGGTATCTACATCTATGATGAGGCCGAAGTATTGGACTTCTCCGGCCCGTTTGAAGTTTTCAGCACGGCTAAACGCTTGGCCGGGAATGACTGGAATATTTTTTTTGTGGCTCAGAATGATGCGCTAGTGAATGCGCGCGGCAACTTTCTGGTTAACCCTCATTACAGTTTTGCGGATCATCCGCCGATTGATTTATTGATCGTGGTCGGTGGGGTGCACACTTTTGAACTGGAAAAGCCGGCAGTGATCGACTGGATTCGACGCGTCTCTGCACAGGCCAGCCAGGTGGCCTCCGTGTGTACCGGCGCATTTCTGCTCGCTCAGGCGGGAGTTCTGACTGACCATCCGGTCACCACCCATTGGGAAGACATCGCTGATCTTAAAGCGAGGTTTCCGCAACTGGATGTCAAACAAAAGTGCCGCTGGGTTGTTGCTGATGAGCGGATTACCACGTCGGGGGGCATATCTGCTGGCATTGATATGAGTTTGTATCTGGTATCGAAACTGGCATCGCTGGCACTGGCAGAGCAAACGGCGCACCAGATGGAGTATGACTGGAATAAAACTCAGCCGTGAAGAAATCCTCTGCGTAGCGTATGCTTGAGATGGAAGTTTGTATTACTTGCCAACATGAAGGCGAGGGGAATGCCCGTGACAGGGGGTGGAAAATGAAAAACAAAGCGCTATTGATTATTGATGTTCAGGAGTCTCTGTTTGAGCAGGAGCCCAAGCCGTATGCCGCGAAAGAGGTGGTGCGTAATATTAATACTTTGAGTTCCTGGGCCAGAACGAAAGGTTACCCGGTTATCTTTGTTCAGCACGAAGAGCCGGAGTATGCCCAGTTGAAGTATGACAGTGAAGGCTGGCAACTCCAGCATGATATCCAGACCGAAGACGGCGATCTGTTTGTGCGTAAAACCACGCCAGATTCATTTCACCATACCGATCTGCGGGTTCTGCTCGAAGAGCAGGATGTGGATGAGTTGATTGTGTGCGGCTACGCTTCTGATTTTTGTGTCGATACCAGTGCCAGACGTGCGGCAGCTTTGGGTTACTCGATCATTGTGGCCACCGATGCCCATACCACGCACGATAAACCGCATGCTTCGGCAGAGCTGATTCGCCATCACCACTCTTATGTTTTGTCGCACATCTCCAGCTTTCGGGTCCCGATCAAAGCGATGACCACCTACGAAATCTGTCACTGAGGCCGGGCTTAACCGCCTGCTGGAAGGCGGATCTTTACTGCTTGTTCAAGATTCAGGCTTCACTCAGCAGACTTTCTAATAACGGCAGGCAGGCACGGGCGGCGTTGCTGTCGTTATTGACCTGAGCAGTCACTATCGCGCCTTCTTTCAACAGACACAGAGTATCGAGCAGACCTGGCTGCGCTTGCTGTTGTTGTGTAAGGCAGGATTGAATCAGGGTGCGAACCTTCTGTTTATGCTGCTGGCAAGTTTCTCTGAGCCCTTCAGCTTCCTGCCCATACTCCACTACGGTATTGATAAAAAAGCAGCCACGGAAGGGACTCAGCTGCTCAACCTCGCCATGTAACCAGCGATCCAAGGCAGTGAATAATCCTCTGATGGCAGGCAGCCCCGGTGAGTACTGTGCCATTTCTGCGCTTAACCAGTCAAAAAATAACGTGTCACGATGCTCCAGTGCGGCTGCGATCAGTTCTTCTTTACCAGCGAAATGGTGATAAAGCGTTTTTTTGGCGATACCGGACTGTTTGAGCACTTCATTGATGCCTACCGCGCGGATCCCGTGGCGGTAAAACAGGGTCAGAGCGGTTTCAATTAACAACTCTCGTTTATCATTCATCGGAGATTTCCTTTTAATGTCCTGATTAATCAGCACCAAATTTGTGGATAAAAGTATCTTGACACAGGTAGACCACTTTGTCTACTCTTGCTGGCAGACAGAGTGGTCTACCTAAAGGAAGCAAAAAATGAATCATATAAAATCAGCGTTATTGGCTGGTATCGCGGCGACATTCGCGATTGGAGTCTTATCCTATGCAGATGCATGGAGTGGTCATGGTCTGTGGCTAATGGCACCATTTGGTGCAACGGCAGTGTTGGTATTTGGGGTACCGGACAGTCCGTTAGCGCAACCAAAAAACGTCATTATTGGCCACCTGATCACGGCAACGATTGGCTTAGTATTTGTGCATTTTGTACCGGTTGAGCCCTGGAGCTTGGCGTGTGCAACCGGGCTGGCCATCTCTGCGATGCTGGTGACCAAAACCACGCATCCGCCTGCTGGAGCGAATCCGCTGTTGATCATGCTGACAGGTCAAAGTTGGTCATTCCTGATTACACCTGTGCTGCTGGGCGCTGTGATTATTGTGTTGTGTGGCAAGTTGGCCAAACTGTGCCAAAACCGCACTCTGGCGGCGAGTAAAGCCTGATATGTGGCCAGCTGCCGTGTCGCTAAAGTAATACGATAGCGGTGCAGGCCTGGAGGGCTGAATTTGTATCGCCCTAAAAAGCGAAAGACTTCACTGCTTGTTTGCTTCAACAGTGACTGTTTTCTTCGACAGTGAGGTCTTTTGTTTCTGAAGCCTGGTGGAAAGGCTTAAAGGTGGGACACTTCAGAGCCAGATTTAACTGACGGCCTTGAGATTGGTTCTTAACCGATGACGGCGCTTTTTCAGGTAACGTTCAACCAGCTCAATGGTTTGTTCATCATGATCCAACCCGAGCTTGGTGCGGCGCCAGAAAAGGTCTTCTGCGCTGAACACCCATTCATGTTCCGCCAGATAATCGACTTCTATCTGATACAGGGACGGGCTGAAAGCCTGGCCCAGATCTTCTGGCTGACAGACTCCGGCCAGTAAACTACGGATACGGCTGCCGTAAGCGTTGAGCCAACGTTCCAGTACACTTTCACCGATAAACGGATAGCGTTGTTTGCATTCTCTCAGCAGGCGATGGAAATTAAACTCTTCTCCACCAGGCAGTGGCGCCAGGCTGGTCCAATCCGGTTTCATGTGTGGGAAACAGGGTTGAAGTTGATGCATCGCGATTTCAGCCAGCTTACGGTAAGTGGTTAGCTTGCCACCAAAAACAGATAAGAGCGGGGCCTGGTTGTCCTTGTTATCAAATGCCAGGGTGTAGTCACGGGTGATGCGTTGTGGTGTGACAGCCTCATCATCCAGCAGGGGACGCACACCGCTAAATTCATGAATGATATCGTTTTTGCAGATGCTTTTAACAAAGTGCTGGTTCACGACGTCGATCAGGTACTGCTTCTCATCGTCGGAAATCCTGACCTGACGCGGATCGCCCTGGTATTCCACGTCGGTCGTGCCAATCATCGAATATTTGTCGAGATAAGGGACCACCACAACCAGTCGCTTGTCGAGGTTTTGCAGCACGTAGGCGTAGGGTTCGGAGTGAATCTTGGGGACAATAATATGCGACCCTTTCACCAGTCGGATACCGTAAGGGGAACTGAGGTGCAGGTGATCATGAAAAAAGCTGCGTACCCAAGGGCCGGTTGCATTCACCAATACCCGGCACTCGCGGTTAAATGAACGCTGATGACGTTCATCGAACAGTTCAACTTCCCATATGGAGCCGTTACGTTTCGCACCGACGACCCGGCAATAGTTGATCACTTCACTGCCCATTTCTTTGGCTTGCATAACATTGGCCAGTACCAGGCGCGCATCGTCCGCCCAGCAGTCGGAATAT
This Vibrio ostreae DNA region includes the following protein-coding sequences:
- a CDS encoding VOC family protein; this translates as MIEIQGLDHVVLRTTQLEQMLNFYRDVLGCPVERELPEGLTQLRAGNALIDIVTVDSPLGKEGGKPPQQDGRNMDHFCLQITPRNEKELVAYLDNHGVQHSDFAKRYGAQGYGRSIYLHDPEGNVVELKPWVPVP
- the glpD gene encoding glycerol-3-phosphate dehydrogenase; protein product: MEPIPGSAPQSHNKVLDLIVVGGGINGAGIAADAAGRGLNVGLYDAQDFAGATSSASSKLIHGGLRYLEQYEFRLVSEALSEREILLKKAPHLIKSMRLRLPLRPSLRPSWLLRAGLFLYDSLSRRSSLPGSHKVRLPAGTVTKPELTTGFEYSDCWADDARLVLANVMQAKEMGSEVINYCRVVGAKRNGSIWEVELFDERHQRSFNRECRVLVNATGPWVRSFFHDHLHLSSPYGIRLVKGSHIIVPKIHSEPYAYVLQNLDKRLVVVVPYLDKYSMIGTTDVEYQGDPRQVRISDDEKQYLIDVVNQHFVKSICKNDIIHEFSGVRPLLDDEAVTPQRITRDYTLAFDNKDNQAPLLSVFGGKLTTYRKLAEIAMHQLQPCFPHMKPDWTSLAPLPGGEEFNFHRLLRECKQRYPFIGESVLERWLNAYGSRIRSLLAGVCQPEDLGQAFSPSLYQIEVDYLAEHEWVFSAEDLFWRRTKLGLDHDEQTIELVERYLKKRRHRLRTNLKAVS
- a CDS encoding TetR/AcrR family transcriptional regulator encodes the protein MNDKRELLIETALTLFYRHGIRAVGINEVLKQSGIAKKTLYHHFAGKEELIAAALEHRDTLFFDWLSAEMAQYSPGLPAIRGLFTALDRWLHGEVEQLSPFRGCFFINTVVEYGQEAEGLRETCQQHKQKVRTLIQSCLTQQQQAQPGLLDTLCLLKEGAIVTAQVNNDSNAARACLPLLESLLSEA
- a CDS encoding GlpM family protein, translating into MLALFVKCLLGAFAVLLIALLSKSKSFFISGLVPLFPTFALIAHYIVGTERSMDDLRVTILFGLYSLIPYAAYLLSAYYFSYRYNLFWTLSLATFVWASFAAMLLFGWTRFQPGMA
- a CDS encoding SpoIIAA family protein; amino-acid sequence: MNVQRHGISIGLDRVDDEFFVTIKAFGTLTHRDYQAMTPMLEAALIKVNEPKVRVLLDATELDGWELRAAWDDFKLGLNHGADFDKIALYGRPGWQEKAAKLAGWFMSGEVKFFEDYQQALDWLK
- a CDS encoding NUDIX hydrolase; the encoded protein is MEVFQCVSFLVVKDNQVLLEKRSAEKTCDPNLVAIPGGHIEAGESQQEALARELLEELAITPMESVYLCSLYHPTNELQLLHYYVIPAWQGEIGCHEADEVFWRPINPDWVDTRADKLALAEYLRLFQTGILSA
- a CDS encoding cysteine hydrolase family protein, coding for MKNKALLIIDVQESLFEQEPKPYAAKEVVRNINTLSSWARTKGYPVIFVQHEEPEYAQLKYDSEGWQLQHDIQTEDGDLFVRKTTPDSFHHTDLRVLLEEQDVDELIVCGYASDFCVDTSARRAAALGYSIIVATDAHTTHDKPHASAELIRHHHSYVLSHISSFRVPIKAMTTYEICH
- a CDS encoding OsmC family protein, with the protein product MSQHTATVTWQRQADEIFSDNKYSRGHEWQFDGGAKVAASASPDVVPLPYSVAANVDPEEAMIAALSSCHMLVFLSIAAKKRFVVESYQDNAVGTLEKNEQGREALTKVVLRPKIVFSGQSQPSIEMLEKMHHQSHENCFIANSVKTQVTTEILL
- a CDS encoding DJ-1/PfpI family protein produces the protein MNIGIYIYDEAEVLDFSGPFEVFSTAKRLAGNDWNIFFVAQNDALVNARGNFLVNPHYSFADHPPIDLLIVVGGVHTFELEKPAVIDWIRRVSAQASQVASVCTGAFLLAQAGVLTDHPVTTHWEDIADLKARFPQLDVKQKCRWVVADERITTSGGISAGIDMSLYLVSKLASLALAEQTAHQMEYDWNKTQP
- a CDS encoding YbaK/EbsC family protein, translating into MSLELKASSQRVQDFLSQHGQQFVVKQMPASTRTAAEAAEAVGCAIGQIAKSLIFKDKQTGDPVLIVASGANMVCTKKVEQATGIKLGKADADFVREKVGYAIGGVPPVAHHAKVTTILDPSLQCYEAIWAAAGTPNSLFELHSKDLELLTQGTWVELAK
- a CDS encoding tRNA (adenine(22)-N(1))-methyltransferase; protein product: MKLSKRLKRLESQVHHHYDHIWDCCCDHGLLGAALLERQAGGQIHFVDIVPDLMTSLQQRLTTYFGQELPCQWQTYCMDVARIPVADMPGSHLVIIAGVGGDLMSDLIAAICSANPNTPLEFLLCPVHHTYTLREQLRHLKCHVIKETLVEDNQRFYEILHLTTHHQHGNQPLVSLTGDSLWRTECESSRQLAHRYQQKLLTHYGRMQQSNPQKVAPILTAYQSVEIA
- a CDS encoding HPP family protein, which encodes MNHIKSALLAGIAATFAIGVLSYADAWSGHGLWLMAPFGATAVLVFGVPDSPLAQPKNVIIGHLITATIGLVFVHFVPVEPWSLACATGLAISAMLVTKTTHPPAGANPLLIMLTGQSWSFLITPVLLGAVIIVLCGKLAKLCQNRTLAASKA